Below is a window of Camelina sativa cultivar DH55 chromosome 11, Cs, whole genome shotgun sequence DNA.
atgtaatgaacatatatatgatatagtgtagaagatagttaatgattagaggaagatgcaaaattggacaattttggaaagtttgatgatagaaaagagtatgatgagcctataggaccttataatatacttgaaagtttatttgactaatttttaaaaattattttgatgttttttataaattaaatattcaagatttgcgacaaatttgcgatggatttgctaGTCGCATAGCAAGTTAGTCGCAATTCCATCGCAAATTTCTAAAATCATAGCAATTCCCTTGCAAATGACaactttaaacccttgaacctaaaccctaaattagtcgcaaatccatcgcaaatatCCCAAATCATGGCAATTCaactttaaacccttgaacctaaaccctaaattagtcgcaaatccatcgcaaatatCCCAAATCATGGCAATTCaactttaaacccttgaacTTTAACCCTTATGACATTATATGTTTGCAATTCTCAATATTCTCATATAATtcttatataaattacatattttttatatgtttggaAATTCtggaaatatttttatatgtttgctAGAGATTTGCGAGGGACCCTAGCTAATCCTTAGCAAGTtctgcgagggatttgcgacgcAGCGTTTTTCTATCTAAACagaaaacctagtttgagcgTAGCTCAAACCTCGACTAATCCGCAGccacaaaaaaccaaaatccctaattccTCTCTTCTACGATCTATCTCCACCTCTCTTCTCCGATCTATCTCCACCTCTCTTCTCCGATTAACCACCTCTCtgcatcttctctcttctctgcttctctctATCTCCACCTCTCTTCTCCGATCTGTCCTACGCTTCTCTCTATCTCCTCGTCTCTGGTTactgtctctctcttctctctatatcCTCTCGTCTCCGGTGACTGTCTCCTCCTCTCCCCTCTATCTCCGGTGagtctcctcctctcttctctatctctgATTACTCTTCCTATTCTCTCGATCTGAAAGTGTTgttagtttagggtttagaattttattttagggttATGATTTGGGGGTCAATTTTTAGTTTAGGATTCTAATTTCGAGTTTGGGGTTCTTATTTCGTGTTCAatttcgattttagggtttcaattttagggtttcaattttaggattttgattTTAGGTTTCGAATTcgagtttaatttgtttttttgtataattttattgaattttggttttagtgtttaggtttaattttaattttatttgttgtagATGTCTTCTCGAGACCAAAACGGGTCTGTAAACCAAAATGTTTACAGCCAGTTCATATCATCTCAAGTGTTATCTCCTCCCATATCTGCTCGAGGGATACGCTCTATTGGCTCTGCTCAAAGGTTACCTTCTCCCGCTTCTTCTCAGGGAACCTCACCGGCAACACAAGATAACTGTAATGCAACCTCTGCGGGGGTGCATGCAAAATGATTTTCTTCCTCAGCAATTAACTTCGCGTGTCAACAGTATGTCTGtctctcaaacttttttcaCTTTGGAAGAGTTACTTGCAAGTCCTGGGCGTGCTGGCTTACCAAAACTGGATCCTAAGCGACCTCCGGGTACTATCTGGTGAGAATGTTATTCATCTTACCTAtagtttatctttatgttttgtattttcaatgatcCTCATTCgttttatcttatgttttgaaGGTTTGACCAGGATTCTTCGGTTGCTGCTACTGGCCGggccatttttgaaagagatttccaatcagctcatgccaattggacccaaacggtccggttgtaaaccggtggtttaaaacttttgcggtaagttacagatttgttgatgtgtttaaattacagattttgtgtgtttatcacTTGATTCTAGTTCTGATTCTGTTTCTGATTCATTTTATgtctttacaagcaaacatataactgggaTGCGTCCATCAATGGAAGAGTTAAAGTTAAGtttgaaaagaagttgaagacccggatgagtgatcaagtgtctcggtggaagggtacgtggaagaagaaaggtaaTGACGCAATGCCGCGGTGGCTTGATCGTACCGTATGGGATGGCTTGGTCAATttttggtgtgaaccaaaatcagaagcaaagagtATCAATAGCCGTAATGCTCGCTATAGTGATACTGATGGCACCGGAATACATAAGCACCGTTTTGGTCAGACCTCTTTTAAAGCCCGAGCACGAAAGCTTGTAAGTATCTCTATTTAACACAAGTTCATTAATTATATCATATCtacaatatagtaatatagttgtTTCATTCCTCTGTTTTTAGTCTGAGAGGACTGGTGAGCCACTACCTGATTTCCTGCGAGTCCTAGAAGACactcataggaaacctgatgggtcgTTTGTTGATGGACTGTCTGAGAAGATGTACAATGAAGTGTCGTCAAAGATAGTTGAAGCTGAGTCAGTAACTGGAGAGTAGTGCTTCCGGCGGGTTATCAGTAACTGTGAAGAACCAAATTTATGCCGAGTAAAACatgcttcattgtttatgtttatgtttgtgtaaacacttatggtgtgtatatgttttgttggcagGTTGCTCCGAAAAAAACGAACCGGATATATGGGGTTGGTAACATGCAAGCAGAAGCATGCTCAGCTCATATTGTTCAACCGCCTCCTCCTTCTGAAGATCCACTTGTTCTAGCTGCGAAGCTTGCTGCTGCCGAAGCTGTTCTTGCAACTCAGGCAACTCAGTTACAGAAGATGCATAGttatgatgcatactttgaTTATCTTGCAGAGAAAGATCCAGAGTTTGCTGCAAGGTTTCGTCGAGAAGATCCAGCTATCGGAGACACAACCACCGGCGGAGAAGCTACCGGCGGCCAAGCAACCTGatgaactctctttctctcttaatgTGTAATGATGTTTAGCTTAGAACTTGATCTCCCTTGTaaacttattttgttatttgaaaactTAGTACTTCTAATTACAGTTTTAATTTGCATAAGTTataaggtttaattttaattacaggtttaattataattgccggtttaattctaattaaggtaaccaaaatgaaaattataattttttttataccattattattatttgcgacggaaaaaataattgcaaaagcatcgcaaatttgcgagggagttaCTAGATACTAATTTTGCGAGGAAATTGCTTTTCAAACAAGTCTTCGCTATTTGCGATTAGTTTGCGAGGAACTTTTTTTCCTCGCAAAagttgcgagggatttgcgacgttgaccgatttgcgagaagcgatttgcgaggaacgGACTTTCTTCGCAAATCTCTCGTTTttgtcgatttgcgagggatttgcgacgttgaccgatttgcgagaagcgatttgcgaggaacgGACTTTCTTCGCAAATCTCTCGTTTttgtcgatttgcgagggatttgcgacgttgaccgatttgcgagaagcgatttgcgaggaacgGACTTTCTTCGCAAATCTCTCGTTTttgtcgatttgcgagggatttgctacaTATTCGTCAATCGCAAAAccgttgttttcttgtagtgaatctCTAATGTAAAATAGAATGTTTGTGAGAAATTACTTCAAAAGAAAGATGTAAAAATTCTCTAAGATATGTAAAATAGAATAATGGAAGGAgtgattttagaaaaaaaatagaaatgtgGCCACGAAAATAATTTATCAGATGTAtattagattttgtttcttttttttttggtaattacaCTACCACGGTTGAACAACTTCACATTCACAAAGACGCTTATTTTTAGGCAGAGGAGTGCAAGTGCAGTTTTTAGGCATCTCACTTGCACTTCGTGCACCCAAGAAGTCAAGGAAACAAGTGATTGGTGGACTGCCTCTGTCTGTGCATGATCCATTGAAGACTTGTTTAGAACGTCGATACACTGGTTCCTTCATTGGTGGAAAAACTGatacatctgttttttttttacatgacaCAAAAGCATAGACATTAGTAAATACATATGAGTCAGTTTTTTTAAATCcagactgtttttttttagtgaggAAGAAATATGCATCTAATTATGATACAATATATTAATGTTACCTTGTGACGAGTGGAtggggagaagagagaaaaggacacaagaaaccaaaaatattggAGTAacc
It encodes the following:
- the LOC109127288 gene encoding defensin-like protein 242, encoding MKVTPIFLVSCVLFSLLPIHSSQDVSVFPPMKEPVYRRSKQVFNGSCTDRGSPPITCFLDFLGARSASEMPKNCTCTPLPKNKRLCECEVVQPW